A window of Tursiops truncatus isolate mTurTru1 chromosome 8, mTurTru1.mat.Y, whole genome shotgun sequence contains these coding sequences:
- the LOC101325775 gene encoding LOW QUALITY PROTEIN: NXPE family member 2-like (The sequence of the model RefSeq protein was modified relative to this genomic sequence to represent the inferred CDS: substituted 1 base at 1 genomic stop codon), which yields MTVLHDLLLVESMDVEPRIWRNCLYQGLTISYTRILDCVEVLQFLFSLRNPISLNHWNTFRKSFYPEAPLDPEFSPTETELRIKGIMEKLDQLIPPRPFSHVSSTTSATHSKATLLSPQDTYCRGDQLDVLLEVRDHLGRRKEYDGDFLRARMSSPALKAGASGKVTDFNNGTYLVSFTLFWEVRVSLSVLLILPSEGVSALWRARNRGYDRVMFTGQFANGTSHVNTDCALVLNSNAELCENLHYRDQEAFYCVKPPCVPCEALTHVTTRNAHISYLREKEWIIFRSSNMGLEIMKDFTSIEVLPCNKSINIETNCQLGRKAPFPSGYTVKRRWIAAFCKQIELNETKNINDCLKRKLIYLMGDSTLRQWIHYLPKVVKTLKCFDRHGAGIFKTHVLLDAERHILIQWKKHGHPFITKNLFSVKDENYIPWEIDRVAGDNDTTIVITLGQHFRPLPIKIFIRRAINVQKAIEHLFLXSPETKMILKTENTRGMSQNAEMFSDFHGSIQNLIMRDVFVDLNVGIVDAWDMTIAYNTDNVHPPDYVIGNQINMFLNYIC from the exons ATgacagtactacacgatctgctgttggttgaatccatggatgtggaaccaaGGATATGGAGGAATTGCCTATACcaagggctgactataagttatactcGGATTTTGGATTGTGTGGAAG TACTTCAGTTCTTGTTCAGCTTGAGAAACCCTATCTCTCTGAATCATTGGAACACCTTCAGAAAGTCCTTCTACCCAGAAGCACCACTGGATCCAGAATTTTCACCAACAGAGACTGAGCTGAGAATAAAGGGGATCATGGAGAAGCTAGACCAGCTGATCCCACCCAGACCCTTCTCCCACGTGAGCTCCACCACCAGTGCCACACACAGTAAAGCCACCCTCCTCAGCCCTCAAGACACATACTGCAGGGGGGATCAGCTAGACGTCCTGCTGGAGGTGAGGGACCACTTGGGACGCAGGAAGGAATATGACGGGGATTTCCTGAGGGCCAGGATGTCCTCCCCAGCCCTGAAGGCAGGCGCTTCGGGAAAGGTGACAGACTTCAACAATGGCACCTACCTTGTCAGCTTCACCCTGTTCTGGGAGGTCCGGGTGTCTCTGTCTGTCCTGCTCATCCTCCCCAGTGAAGGGGTGTCGGCTCTCTGGAGGGCAAGGAACCGAGGCTATGACAGGGTGATGTTCACAGGCCAGTTTGCCAATGGCACCTCCCATGTCAATACTGATTGCGCCCTGGTTTTAAATTCAAATGCTGAACTGTGTGAGAACCTGCACTATCGCGACCAGGAAGCCTTCTACTGCGTGAAGCCTCCATGTGTTCCCTGTGAGGCACTGACCCACGTGACCACCAGGAATGCACATATTTCCTATCTTAGAGAGAAAGAATGGATCATTTTCCGCAG TTCCAACATGGGGCTTGAAATAATGAAGGACTTTACCTCCATCGAGGTCTTGCCATGTAACAAGTCTATT AACATAGAAACAAACTGTCAGCTTGGCAGGAAGGCTCCTTTTCCCAGCGGTTATACTGTGAAAAGAAGGTGGATTGCAGCATTTTGCAAACAGATCgagttaaatgaaacaaaaaatataaatgactgcTTGAAGAGAAAACTTATTTACCTCATGGGAGATTCAACACTGCGTCAGTGGATTCACTACTTACCAAAAGTGGTTAAAa cCTTAAAATGTTTTGATCGTCATGGAGCTGGGATCTTTAAAACACATGTGCTTCTGGATGCTGAAAGACATATTTTGATTCAGTGGAAAAAGCATGGTCATCCATTTATTACCAAAAATCTGTTCTCAGTGAAGGATGAAAATTATATCCCATGGGAAATTGACCGGGTAGCCGGAGACAATGACACAACCATTGTCATCACTCTTGGTCAGCACTTCAGACCCCTCCCCATCAAAATCTTTATCCGTAGGGCCATCAATGTTCAAAAGGCCATTGAACATCTATTCTTGTGAAGCCCAGAGACCAAGATGATCCTGAAAACTGAAAACACCAGGGGGATGTCTCAAAATGCAGAGATGTTTAGTGACTTTCATGGTTCTATTCAGAATCTTATCATGAGGGATGTTTTTGTGGATCTCAACGTGGGTATTGTTGATGCCTGGGACATGACTATTGCATATAACACTGATAATGTTCATCCACCTGATTATGTGATTGGAAATCAGATTAACATGTTCTTAAACTACATTTGTtag